A single region of the Palaemon carinicauda isolate YSFRI2023 chromosome 17, ASM3689809v2, whole genome shotgun sequence genome encodes:
- the LOC137656228 gene encoding skin secretory protein xP2-like — translation MGEPRLASEMGGSSAMPAGRGGAPSCQREGGSPALPVQNGEPRTARGKGEPRPASEKGGAPPASEKGASSLCQQEWGSPALPARWGGASATPAGRGELILPAERGEPRPASERGEPRPASAKWGAPHCQREGGALPCQREGGSRALPVGNRETPPREEGSPRLPAGRGESRPASGKGSPKLLARIGEPRPASGKGGSPHLPVGREKPRPVSGKRGAPPCQWEEGSPALPKGRWRPRLASGKKEAPSC, via the coding sequence atgggggagccccgccttgccagcgagATGGGGGGGAGCTCTGCCATGCCTGCGGGAagagggggagccccgtcctgccagcgggagggggggagccccgccctgccagtgcaAAATGGGGAGCCCCGcactgccagagggaagggggagccccgccctgcgagcgagaaggggggagccccgcctgctAGCGAGAAGGGGGCATCCTCACTCTGCCAGCaagaatgggggagccccgccttgccagcgagATGGGGGGGAGCCTCTGCCACGCCTGCGGGAAGAGGGGAGCTCATCCTGCCAGCTGAAagaggggagccccgtcctgccagcgagaggggggagccccgccctgccagtgcaaagtggggagccccgcactgccagagggaagggggagccctgccctgccagcgggaaggggggagtcgcGCCCTGCCAGTGGGGAACCGGGAAACCCCACccagggaagaggggagcccccgcctgccagcaggaagaggggaatcccggcctgccagcgggaaggggagccccAAACTGCTAGCGAGAATAGGGGaaccccggcctgccagcgggaaaggaggGAGCCCCCATCTGCCAGTGGGAAGGGAGAAGCCCCGGCCTgtcagcgggaagaggggagccccgccctgccagtgggaagaggggagccccgccctgccaaaggGACGATGGAGGCCCCGTCTCGCCAGTGGGAAGAAGGAAGCCCCGTCCTGCTAG